One Sphingomonas endolithica genomic window, ATTCGGCAAGTCGGAAATTCGCGACAGCGTCTCGGGCTTCAGCTCGACCCCTGCTGCGTACACCTTCACGCGCAAGCTGAAGTATGATGCCAGCATCCGTGGCCGTCTGGGCTATGCTGCCAACAACACTTTGTTCTATGCAGCCGGCGGCCCTGGCTATGCCAAGCTGCGTCACTCCTTCACCACGACCAACGCGCTCAACGCCTTCTCTTCGGACGGCGATAGCGACACGTGGGGCTTCGTTGCCGGCGGCGGCATCGAGCAGAAGATCGGTCGCAACTTCTCGGTCGGTCTCGAATATCTGTACAACCAGTACAAGGACGACGACTACACCGTGCGTGCGGCACGCGGTACGGCAGCCATCGACAATCCCTTCATCTCGGCACCCAACACCACGGGCACCGATCTGACGCGTAGCGACCAGCAGTTCCGCTGGCACAGCGTCCGCGCGACCGCGGCGTTCCGCTTCTAAGAATGTACGAGATCGCTCCCGCTTCGGCGGGGGCGGGCTCTTGGTCGGGCGATGTGCCGCCCGACCGACACGGCCCCGGGATCATGGCTCGGACAGCAATCTAGCTCCCCGGACGACCCGTGTCACAAGGCACAAAAAACCCCGCCACGGCATCAGCCA contains:
- a CDS encoding outer membrane protein; translation: MRSQFLVTLAAGTAALALSSPAFAQSTEEAPFSGVYVGGSIGFDAQPNDVGSGISFDRNLDGTFGDAVTSGAGTNAFANGFCNGRATSTANTSCANDKDGLSYAARVGIDQQIGHIVFGVVGEFGKSEIRDSVSGFSSTPAAYTFTRKLKYDASIRGRLGYAANNTLFYAAGGPGYAKLRHSFTTTNALNAFSSDGDSDTWGFVAGGGIEQKIGRNFSVGLEYLYNQYKDDDYTVRAARGTAAIDNPFISAPNTTGTDLTRSDQQFRWHSVRATAAFRF